The following proteins come from a genomic window of Pyxidicoccus sp. MSG2:
- a CDS encoding GNAT family N-acetyltransferase codes for MGPPPVSTVTGIGPRDAVLQTAFCDYVPQVFRRADFRHWREWGEWDDDYRAFALFEDGHVVANASVMRMRLRMDGREVPAFQLGAVGCIPSHRERGLSRVVMDAALEACGDAPVLLFANPRVREFYPRFGFQPWKQTLFAAEHEAVPEGPPAPTLDLEDAKVRARFAAISREGLPSTERFGARGYATVASWHVANGFARPLRQLGPDTWVSASVDGDTLHLDDVFTREPFDLRASLPRLIDRPIRSIRFGFTPERWWPGAVEAGEDTEADLFVRKLTPSPDAHRFPVLAHT; via the coding sequence ATGGGCCCTCCTCCCGTCTCCACTGTCACCGGCATCGGTCCCCGCGACGCCGTGCTCCAGACCGCGTTCTGCGACTACGTGCCCCAGGTGTTCCGCCGCGCGGACTTCCGCCACTGGCGCGAGTGGGGTGAGTGGGACGACGACTACCGCGCGTTCGCCCTCTTCGAGGACGGCCACGTGGTGGCCAACGCCTCGGTGATGCGGATGCGGCTGCGCATGGACGGGCGGGAAGTCCCCGCCTTCCAACTCGGCGCGGTGGGCTGCATCCCCTCGCACCGGGAAAGGGGCCTGTCGCGCGTGGTGATGGACGCGGCGCTGGAGGCCTGCGGCGACGCGCCGGTGCTGCTGTTCGCCAACCCCCGGGTGCGCGAGTTCTACCCGCGCTTCGGCTTCCAGCCATGGAAGCAGACACTCTTCGCCGCCGAGCACGAAGCCGTGCCGGAAGGCCCGCCCGCCCCCACACTCGATTTGGAGGACGCGAAGGTGCGGGCCCGATTCGCCGCGATCTCCCGCGAGGGACTTCCCTCCACGGAGCGCTTCGGCGCGCGAGGCTACGCGACGGTGGCGAGCTGGCACGTGGCGAACGGCTTCGCGCGGCCCCTGCGCCAGCTCGGCCCCGACACGTGGGTGTCCGCGAGCGTCGACGGCGACACGCTGCACCTGGACGATGTCTTCACCCGCGAGCCCTTCGACCTGCGCGCCAGCCTCCCACGCCTGATTGACCGCCCCATCCGGAGCATCCGGTTCGGCTTCACACCCGAGCGCTGGTGGCCGGGCGCGGTGGAGGCCGGCGAGGACACCGAGGCCGACCTGTTCGTGCGGAAGCTGACCCCGTCACCCGACGCGCACCGCTTCCCCGTGCTGGCGCACACCTGA
- a CDS encoding dienelactone hydrolase family protein — protein MCFDVDSSPPIASNPHVTVNSQRLTLAAADGNRFAAFLAAPERASGVGVVILPDVRGLHRFYTELGLRFAESGHTALVLDYYGRTAGAGERGDDFPYKEHMARLTPRGLWTDLTAAVSHLRAPEGGACQSLITVGFCLGGRVAILAAAQGYALAGVVGFYCWPAAGRDGAPGPTQRAADLAAPVLALMAGDDPGIPASDVAAFEAALRQAGVDHEVVTYAGAPHSFFDVKQRDFTDASTDAWRRVLAFVQRVSAPPALRGQVA, from the coding sequence ATGTGCTTCGACGTCGACTCCTCGCCTCCCATCGCCAGCAACCCGCACGTGACGGTGAATTCCCAGCGGCTCACGCTGGCTGCGGCCGATGGCAACCGCTTCGCCGCGTTCCTCGCCGCCCCGGAGCGCGCGTCCGGCGTGGGCGTGGTCATCCTCCCGGACGTCCGGGGCCTCCACCGCTTCTACACGGAGCTCGGGCTGCGGTTCGCGGAGAGTGGGCACACCGCCCTCGTGCTCGACTACTACGGGCGCACCGCCGGGGCCGGTGAGCGGGGCGATGACTTCCCGTACAAGGAGCACATGGCCCGCCTCACCCCGCGTGGGCTGTGGACAGACCTCACCGCCGCCGTCAGTCATCTGCGTGCTCCCGAGGGAGGCGCCTGCCAATCGCTCATCACCGTGGGGTTCTGCCTCGGTGGGCGCGTGGCGATTCTCGCCGCAGCCCAGGGGTATGCGCTGGCCGGCGTCGTCGGCTTCTACTGCTGGCCCGCGGCCGGACGGGACGGTGCACCGGGGCCGACCCAGCGCGCGGCGGACCTCGCCGCTCCGGTGCTGGCGCTGATGGCGGGCGACGACCCGGGCATCCCCGCGTCGGACGTCGCCGCCTTCGAAGCGGCCCTCCGCCAGGCGGGAGTCGACCACGAGGTGGTGACGTACGCCGGTGCTCCGCACAGCTTCTTCGACGTGAAGCAGCGGGACTTCACCGACGCCTCGACCGACGCGTGGCGGCGCGTCCTCGCGTTCGTCCAGCGAGTCTCGGCACCGCCGGCACTTCGTGGACAGGTGGCGTGA
- a CDS encoding caspase family protein codes for MSRITWALLAAALLAAPSAALAEERYAVVIGANVGWANDKPLRHAESDAEHVRDVLVELGGFSADRVHLLRDPDTTEVRALLRKVSGWLRAGRGDTLLFVYYSGHADARHLHLRGEPMSHEELYAMLRDSPGRVRLGVVDACRSGSIVDTKGGRPVATFESQVVDELEVNGLALLTSSGADELSQERRALAGSVFTHHLVSGLRGAADANEDGRVTLSEAYQHAFQRTEADTAATPVPQRPAFRYELKGQGEVVLTWLERASATLVLPRVEGERYVVVDRAERRLAAEGRTRPERELPLALAPGDYHVKRVGAESVESAAVKLEAGARVAVSGLAFEPRPLSSGLLKGRPEDTSDPAELRDWRRDEALRLLAAGEARAALRLFDQVLKEVPDDAASLRGRARGLVRLAEAYERTGDKAREHRALRAAIAADPTLPEDPDFLRRYQQLQEEEATQAREEAQRAEALLEFQRNPRLGRIWGVGLDLFSSRGVMVIAATYVARKDLFPYVALDIGFGGIDAGTRWSLVNSRFSPFLGAGVHVGVPGLESDNASIGVGGNTITTDPKRPGDIPAEEVFNLNLHLDAGLQYVAQGGFFIDAGLGLAIYPKDGSPHLQLLPIIGAGWLF; via the coding sequence ATGTCTCGCATCACCTGGGCCTTGCTCGCCGCCGCGCTGCTGGCTGCCCCTTCGGCGGCGCTCGCGGAGGAGCGCTACGCCGTCGTCATCGGCGCCAACGTGGGCTGGGCCAACGACAAGCCACTGCGCCACGCGGAGTCCGACGCGGAGCATGTGCGCGACGTGCTGGTGGAGTTGGGCGGCTTCTCGGCCGACCGCGTCCACCTGCTGAGAGACCCGGATACCACCGAGGTGCGCGCGCTGCTGCGCAAGGTGAGCGGCTGGCTGCGTGCCGGGCGCGGGGACACGCTGCTCTTCGTCTACTACTCGGGCCACGCGGACGCGCGGCATCTGCACCTTCGCGGCGAGCCCATGTCCCATGAGGAGCTGTACGCGATGCTGCGCGACTCGCCGGGCCGCGTGCGCCTGGGCGTGGTGGATGCGTGCCGCAGCGGCTCCATCGTCGACACCAAGGGCGGCCGGCCCGTGGCCACCTTCGAGTCCCAGGTGGTGGACGAATTGGAGGTGAACGGGCTCGCGCTGCTCACCTCCAGCGGCGCGGATGAGCTGTCACAGGAGCGGCGCGCCCTGGCGGGCTCCGTCTTCACGCACCACCTCGTCTCCGGCCTGCGCGGCGCGGCGGATGCCAACGAGGACGGCCGGGTGACGCTCTCCGAGGCGTACCAGCACGCCTTCCAGCGCACGGAGGCGGACACCGCGGCCACGCCGGTGCCGCAGCGGCCCGCCTTCCGCTATGAGCTGAAGGGGCAGGGCGAGGTGGTGCTGACGTGGCTGGAGCGCGCCTCGGCCACGCTGGTGCTGCCGCGCGTGGAGGGCGAGCGCTACGTGGTGGTGGACCGCGCCGAGCGGCGCCTGGCCGCCGAGGGCCGCACCCGGCCGGAACGGGAGCTGCCGCTGGCGCTCGCGCCGGGCGACTACCACGTCAAGCGCGTGGGCGCGGAGTCGGTGGAGTCGGCCGCCGTGAAGCTGGAGGCGGGCGCACGCGTGGCGGTGAGTGGACTGGCCTTCGAGCCACGGCCGCTGTCCTCGGGCCTGCTCAAGGGCCGTCCGGAGGACACGAGCGACCCCGCGGAATTGCGCGACTGGCGCCGCGACGAGGCACTGCGGCTGCTGGCGGCCGGCGAGGCGCGCGCGGCGCTGCGCCTCTTCGACCAGGTGCTGAAGGAGGTGCCAGACGACGCGGCCTCGCTGCGTGGGCGGGCGCGCGGGCTGGTGCGTCTGGCCGAGGCGTATGAGCGCACGGGGGACAAGGCCCGCGAGCACCGGGCCCTGCGCGCGGCCATCGCCGCGGACCCCACGCTGCCGGAGGACCCGGACTTCCTGCGCCGGTATCAACAGCTCCAGGAAGAGGAGGCCACCCAGGCGCGCGAGGAGGCACAGCGGGCCGAGGCCCTGCTGGAGTTCCAGCGCAACCCCCGGCTGGGCCGCATCTGGGGCGTGGGGCTGGACCTCTTCAGCTCGCGCGGGGTGATGGTCATCGCGGCCACCTACGTGGCGCGGAAGGACTTGTTCCCCTACGTCGCGCTGGACATCGGCTTCGGCGGCATCGACGCGGGCACGCGGTGGTCGCTGGTGAACTCGCGCTTCAGCCCCTTCCTGGGCGCGGGCGTGCACGTGGGCGTGCCCGGGCTCGAGAGCGACAACGCGAGCATCGGCGTGGGCGGCAACACCATCACCACCGACCCGAAGCGGCCCGGCGACATCCCCGCCGAGGAGGTCTTCAACCTCAACCTGCACCTCGACGCCGGCCTCCAGTACGTGGCCCAGGGCGGCTTCTTCATCGACGCGGGGCTGGGGCTCGCCATCTACCCGAAGGACGGAAGCCCCCACCTGCAGCTGCTGCCCATCATCGGCGCGGGCTGGCTCTTCTAG
- a CDS encoding PEGA domain-containing protein, with product MSRGTARRVCALFTAALLTGCASTTTIRSTPPGATVYVDNERVGTTPCKYSDRRTSFSKVTVRLEKEGYQPLTAVMRRDGSVEIPALLFGGLLFPLIWVAGYPGQHSYVLQPVTDLEDVDWDRPPGPDTDDLY from the coding sequence ATGAGCCGGGGCACCGCGCGCCGCGTGTGTGCCCTCTTCACGGCCGCGCTCCTGACGGGGTGCGCGAGCACCACCACCATCCGCAGCACCCCGCCGGGCGCCACCGTCTACGTCGACAACGAGCGCGTGGGCACCACGCCCTGCAAGTACTCCGACCGGCGCACCTCGTTCTCGAAGGTGACGGTCCGCCTGGAGAAGGAGGGCTACCAGCCCCTCACCGCGGTGATGCGTCGCGACGGGAGCGTCGAAATCCCCGCCCTCCTCTTCGGCGGCCTCCTCTTCCCGCTCATCTGGGTGGCGGGCTATCCCGGGCAGCACAGCTACGTGCTCCAGCCCGTGACGGACCTGGAGGACGTGGACTGGGACAGGCCGCCCGGGCCCGACACGGACGACCTCTACTGA
- a CDS encoding SRPBCC domain-containing protein, whose translation MVRLETETRLDATPNEVWQVLSDFDRYPEWNPLLLEARGEVKPGGRVAMKVTAPDGSGKRYGFKATLVRCEPGQALEWRGGVPGVLAGLHYFRLTPDGAGTRLVHGEEFSGFITLFMGRKRIESFRPAYEGLNRALAERLRARR comes from the coding sequence ATGGTCCGGCTGGAGACAGAGACGCGGCTCGACGCGACACCCAACGAGGTGTGGCAGGTGCTCAGCGACTTCGACCGCTATCCCGAGTGGAACCCGCTCCTGCTCGAAGCCCGGGGCGAAGTGAAGCCGGGTGGTCGTGTCGCGATGAAGGTGACCGCACCGGACGGCTCGGGAAAGCGGTACGGCTTCAAGGCCACCCTCGTGCGCTGCGAGCCCGGTCAGGCGCTCGAATGGAGGGGCGGCGTGCCGGGAGTGCTGGCCGGACTCCACTACTTCCGCCTGACTCCCGACGGCGCGGGAACGCGGCTGGTCCACGGCGAGGAGTTCTCCGGCTTCATCACCCTGTTCATGGGGCGCAAGCGCATCGAGAGCTTCCGCCCCGCCTACGAGGGCCTCAATCGCGCGCTCGCGGAGCGCCTGCGAGCTCGACGGTAA
- the htpX gene encoding protease HtpX — MKRSFVGRIALFILTNLAVVAMLAIVGRLLGVDSFLARQGTGLNLTALLIMSAVMGFGGSIISLLLSKTMAKWSTGARVIDSPRTEAEQWLVHTVHRLARDAGIGTPEVAVYDSPDMNAFATGARRDNALVAVSTGLLHGMRRDEVEAVLGHEVAHVANGDMVTLTLLQGVLNTFVIFVSRVVGFVVDRFLNRSDDGEERGGTGPAYFITSLVMQLLLGIGASLIVAWFSRRREFRADDGGATLVDAGSMARALNRLRQLQDESALLPSNMRAFGIRGGGMLALFSTHPPLEQRIQRLVDGSWRGGARLATDGVV, encoded by the coding sequence ATGAAGAGAAGCTTCGTCGGTCGCATTGCGCTGTTCATCCTGACCAACCTCGCGGTGGTGGCGATGCTGGCCATCGTCGGTCGGCTGCTCGGCGTGGACAGCTTCCTGGCCCGTCAGGGCACGGGGCTCAACCTGACCGCGCTGCTCATCATGTCGGCCGTGATGGGCTTCGGTGGCTCCATCATCTCGCTGCTGCTCTCCAAGACGATGGCGAAGTGGAGCACCGGCGCACGCGTCATCGACTCGCCTCGCACCGAGGCCGAGCAGTGGCTGGTGCATACCGTCCACCGCCTGGCGCGTGATGCCGGCATCGGTACGCCCGAGGTGGCCGTCTACGACAGCCCGGACATGAACGCCTTCGCCACGGGCGCGCGGCGGGACAATGCGCTCGTCGCCGTGTCCACCGGTCTGCTCCACGGCATGCGGCGCGACGAGGTGGAGGCGGTGCTCGGCCACGAGGTGGCCCACGTCGCCAATGGCGACATGGTGACGCTCACCCTGTTGCAGGGTGTGCTCAACACCTTCGTCATCTTCGTGAGCCGCGTGGTGGGCTTCGTCGTGGACCGGTTCCTCAACCGCTCCGACGACGGCGAGGAGCGCGGCGGCACCGGGCCCGCCTACTTCATCACCAGCCTGGTGATGCAGCTGCTGCTCGGCATCGGCGCCAGCCTCATCGTCGCCTGGTTCAGCCGGAGGCGGGAGTTCCGCGCGGACGACGGCGGCGCCACGCTGGTGGACGCGGGCTCCATGGCGCGCGCCCTCAACCGGCTGCGCCAGCTGCAGGACGAGTCCGCCCTGCTGCCGTCCAACATGCGCGCCTTCGGCATCCGAGGGGGCGGCATGCTGGCCCTGTTCTCCACCCACCCGCCGCTCGAGCAGCGCATCCAGCGGCTCGTGGACGGGAGCTGGCGCGGCGGCGCACGCCTCGCCACGGATGGGGTGGTTTGA
- a CDS encoding LysR family transcriptional regulator translates to MDWNDLRYLLAVHEGGSLASAARKLRVDAATVGRRLTALERAVGVRLLEKAPGGMRLTAAGEQAVDAARHIDDTATTLERQLAGADVQVSGSVRITAPETVVSHVLAPHLPDWRERHPALRLELLAATQVLNLSRREADLAVRLFRPQEPALTARKLGDLSFALYGSKAYVRKHGRPKLEALREHVLLGYDDSLSQTPEQQWLERAGNGALFALRSNSRYVLLEAARKGLGLTVLPCYLADGVPDLVRLSPVDALPTREAWLVVHPDLQHAARVRAAIELLVDAFQREAPRLRGERP, encoded by the coding sequence GTGGACTGGAATGACCTGCGCTACCTGCTGGCCGTGCATGAGGGCGGCTCGCTCGCATCGGCGGCTCGCAAGCTGCGCGTGGACGCGGCAACGGTGGGCCGGCGACTCACTGCGCTGGAGCGCGCCGTGGGCGTGCGCCTCCTGGAGAAGGCCCCCGGAGGCATGCGGCTGACGGCCGCGGGCGAGCAGGCAGTAGACGCCGCCCGGCACATCGACGACACGGCCACCACGCTGGAGCGGCAGCTCGCCGGAGCGGACGTCCAGGTGTCCGGCAGCGTGCGCATCACGGCGCCGGAGACGGTGGTGAGCCACGTGCTCGCGCCCCACCTGCCCGACTGGCGAGAGCGCCATCCCGCGCTGCGTCTGGAGCTGCTCGCGGCCACGCAGGTGCTCAACCTCTCGCGCCGGGAAGCGGACCTCGCCGTGCGACTGTTCCGCCCACAGGAGCCCGCGCTCACTGCGCGCAAGCTGGGAGACCTCTCCTTCGCGCTGTACGGCTCGAAGGCGTACGTGCGCAAGCACGGGCGTCCGAAGCTGGAGGCCCTGCGCGAGCACGTACTGCTCGGCTACGACGACTCCCTGTCGCAGACGCCGGAGCAGCAGTGGCTGGAGCGCGCGGGGAACGGAGCCCTGTTCGCCCTGCGCAGCAACAGCCGCTATGTACTCCTGGAGGCGGCACGCAAGGGACTGGGGCTCACGGTGCTGCCCTGCTACCTGGCGGATGGAGTGCCGGACCTCGTGAGGCTCTCTCCCGTGGACGCGCTTCCCACGCGAGAGGCGTGGCTCGTCGTACACCCGGACCTCCAGCACGCCGCGCGCGTGCGGGCTGCCATCGAACTGCTGGTGGACGCCTTCCAGAGGGAAGCACCCCGGCTGCGCGGTGAGCGCCCGTGA
- a CDS encoding DUF6311 domain-containing protein, whose translation MESPAVIENVSPASWARWGPWLGAVLGILWYLLLGGGGTLDPTNLDWVGGGDHEQHVLGWLHFRNGPWRFPLGSTDSLVYPLSTSVGFTDSNPWVSLALKPFSRWLPRDFQFIGPWFALCFALQGWMGVKLMQCLTPGPGKQLLGASLFIMSPVLLARSGHDTLCAHWLLLGLLWLHLRPRADSRAAWRDVGGALVLNVLAAGIHPYLVVMVFALTVALLYTLVTRERLLSWRAGGLALAGVLGAVGLLFVLFGYVGQGVGLAPELSFGDFSADVLTLFNPQGMSKLLPDLPMRPGQYEGFGYLGTGGLALALVLLLQPSRWWPHAKEGLRARRPLVLVVLALTLLALSTLVTVAGHKVLSLRGVTQALLPVLAPFRASGRFIWVLDYALLTGLLALVTWRWRQRPRVLTGLLLGAVLLQLLDTTDVWWRGRFDGAPWPRLTAPEWEQVDPTYRHVVLFPPAIPFRGEPCVAQSFPLNAYVRFGDLAYRKGMTTNSAYLARFDAAKVRAACEALRDDVRDGRFATDTLYVVDAKEVSAFQRPEAGLTCGVLDGYTVCVAAKEGRFREALMHGERP comes from the coding sequence TTGGAATCCCCTGCCGTCATCGAGAACGTCTCCCCGGCCTCCTGGGCGCGCTGGGGGCCGTGGCTCGGCGCGGTGCTCGGCATCCTCTGGTATCTGCTGCTGGGCGGAGGGGGGACACTCGACCCGACGAACCTGGACTGGGTGGGTGGAGGCGACCACGAGCAGCACGTCCTCGGCTGGCTCCACTTCCGCAACGGCCCCTGGCGCTTCCCGCTGGGGAGCACGGACTCCCTCGTGTACCCGCTGTCCACGTCGGTGGGCTTCACCGACTCGAACCCGTGGGTGTCGCTCGCGCTGAAGCCCTTCTCACGCTGGCTGCCCCGGGACTTCCAATTCATCGGCCCCTGGTTCGCGCTGTGCTTCGCACTCCAGGGGTGGATGGGTGTGAAGCTGATGCAGTGCCTCACGCCCGGTCCGGGGAAGCAGTTGCTGGGGGCATCGCTGTTCATCATGTCGCCCGTGCTGCTCGCCCGGAGCGGCCACGACACGCTCTGCGCGCACTGGCTGCTCCTGGGCCTGCTGTGGCTCCACCTGCGCCCGCGCGCGGACAGCCGGGCGGCATGGAGGGACGTGGGCGGCGCGCTCGTGCTCAACGTGCTCGCGGCGGGCATCCACCCGTACCTGGTGGTGATGGTCTTCGCCCTCACGGTGGCGCTGCTCTACACGCTGGTGACGCGGGAGCGGCTCCTCTCCTGGCGCGCCGGTGGCCTGGCGCTCGCGGGCGTGCTCGGTGCGGTGGGCCTCCTCTTCGTCCTCTTCGGCTACGTGGGCCAGGGTGTGGGACTGGCGCCGGAACTGAGCTTCGGTGACTTCAGCGCGGACGTGCTCACGCTCTTCAACCCCCAGGGCATGTCGAAGCTGCTGCCGGACCTGCCCATGAGGCCCGGGCAGTACGAGGGCTTCGGCTACCTCGGCACGGGAGGGCTCGCGCTCGCCCTCGTGCTGCTCTTGCAGCCCTCGCGCTGGTGGCCGCACGCGAAGGAAGGGCTGCGGGCCCGGCGACCGCTGGTGCTCGTGGTGCTCGCCTTGACGCTTCTGGCCCTCTCCACGCTGGTGACGGTGGCGGGCCACAAGGTGCTCTCGCTGCGGGGCGTGACGCAGGCGCTGCTGCCGGTGCTGGCGCCCTTCCGTGCATCGGGGCGGTTCATCTGGGTGCTCGACTACGCGCTGCTGACGGGCCTCCTCGCGCTCGTCACGTGGCGCTGGAGGCAGCGCCCCCGGGTCCTCACGGGCCTGCTGCTGGGCGCCGTGCTCCTCCAGCTCCTGGACACGACTGACGTGTGGTGGCGGGGCCGCTTCGATGGCGCGCCCTGGCCGAGGCTGACGGCACCGGAGTGGGAGCAGGTGGACCCGACCTACCGGCACGTCGTCCTGTTCCCTCCGGCCATCCCCTTCAGGGGCGAGCCGTGCGTTGCACAGTCGTTCCCGTTGAACGCCTACGTGCGCTTCGGGGACCTCGCGTATCGCAAGGGGATGACGACGAACAGCGCCTATCTGGCGCGCTTCGACGCGGCGAAGGTGCGGGCTGCCTGCGAGGCCCTGCGCGACGACGTCCGCGACGGCCGCTTCGCCACGGACACGCTCTACGTGGTGGACGCGAAGGAGGTGTCCGCGTTCCAGCGCCCGGAGGCGGGGCTCACGTGCGGAGTGCTGGACGGGTACACCGTCTGCGTGGCGGCGAAGGAGGGCCGCTTCCGCGAGGCCCTCATGCACGGGGAGCGACCATGA
- a CDS encoding acyltransferase family protein, whose protein sequence is MRTALRPLPALTGLRFLAAFHVVLFHYLDRDGLPAWLANTVDSGPNSVTLFFVLSGFILAYSYLGAEPDATVPRRAFWVARFARVYPVYLLGLVLAAPVFVGRVLQQQGLTGESLLTIAGIGTAVGGLFQAWLPGAACEWNCPGWSLSVEAFFYLVFPFAALPVLRMGRRRLRVALGLSALAGVVLMGGWLYGLYVASQPGSGLDSAAWKVVGAYNPLLRLPQFLCGVFLGRLYCLRPRVSVPFDRAMVVVGVGGSLVLFGVQWGHLALYFKDLALLPGFACLIWGLAGGTDPLARALARPGMVALGEASYALYLLHSPLNNWLHAVDVYLRLGWWSRGPVFFTGYALLCVAVSLVVFRRVEEPARRWLRSRLAAPARPASSASLDVGTART, encoded by the coding sequence ATGAGGACCGCTCTCAGACCGCTGCCCGCACTCACCGGCCTGCGCTTCCTCGCGGCCTTCCACGTGGTGCTGTTCCACTACCTGGACCGGGACGGCCTGCCGGCGTGGCTCGCCAACACGGTGGACAGCGGTCCCAACAGCGTGACGCTGTTCTTCGTCCTCTCCGGCTTCATCCTCGCCTACAGCTACCTGGGCGCCGAGCCGGACGCCACCGTGCCCCGGCGCGCGTTCTGGGTGGCCCGCTTCGCCCGCGTGTATCCGGTGTACCTGCTCGGCCTGGTGCTCGCCGCGCCCGTCTTCGTGGGCAGGGTGCTCCAGCAGCAGGGCCTCACGGGCGAGTCCCTGCTCACCATCGCCGGCATCGGCACCGCGGTAGGCGGGCTGTTCCAGGCGTGGCTGCCCGGCGCGGCGTGCGAGTGGAACTGCCCCGGTTGGTCGCTGTCCGTGGAGGCGTTCTTCTATCTGGTGTTCCCCTTCGCGGCGCTGCCCGTACTGCGCATGGGGCGAAGGCGGCTGCGGGTGGCGCTGGGCCTGTCGGCGCTCGCGGGCGTGGTGCTCATGGGCGGTTGGCTGTACGGCCTGTACGTGGCGTCGCAGCCCGGCAGCGGCCTGGACTCCGCGGCCTGGAAGGTAGTGGGGGCGTACAACCCGCTCCTGCGCCTGCCGCAGTTCCTCTGTGGCGTGTTCCTGGGCCGGCTGTACTGCCTGCGCCCGCGTGTCTCCGTGCCCTTCGACAGGGCCATGGTGGTGGTGGGCGTGGGGGGGAGCCTGGTGCTGTTCGGAGTGCAGTGGGGCCATCTCGCGCTGTACTTCAAGGACCTGGCGCTGCTGCCCGGCTTCGCGTGTCTCATCTGGGGACTCGCGGGTGGGACGGACCCGCTGGCGCGCGCGCTGGCCCGGCCCGGCATGGTGGCGCTGGGTGAGGCCAGCTATGCGCTGTACCTGCTGCACTCGCCCCTCAACAACTGGCTGCACGCCGTGGACGTGTACCTGCGGCTGGGCTGGTGGTCCCGGGGGCCGGTCTTCTTCACTGGCTACGCGCTGCTGTGCGTGGCCGTCTCGCTCGTCGTCTTCCGCCGCGTGGAGGAGCCCGCTCGTCGCTGGTTGCGCAGCCGGCTGGCCGCGCCCGCGCGCCCGGCTTCGTCGGCGTCGCTCGACGTGGGGACGGCGCGGACGTAG
- a CDS encoding DUF6959 family protein: MERKEVEVFSTASNTAVVRVPGRRFPGVVIQGDSLKLLLDDVRTARELAGAAADSREGLADVIAELEEKLAGYLSVYEETLRAHGLELPYITRTEGG, translated from the coding sequence ATGGAGCGCAAGGAAGTGGAGGTGTTCTCCACGGCGTCGAACACCGCCGTGGTGCGAGTGCCCGGCAGGCGGTTTCCGGGTGTGGTCATCCAGGGGGACTCGCTCAAGCTCCTCCTCGATGACGTGCGCACGGCGCGCGAGCTGGCGGGCGCGGCGGCGGACTCGCGGGAGGGGTTGGCTGACGTCATCGCGGAGCTTGAGGAGAAGCTCGCCGGGTATCTGTCTGTCTACGAGGAGACGCTTCGCGCGCACGGCCTGGAGCTGCCGTACATCACGCGCACGGAAGGTGGATAA
- a CDS encoding threonine ammonia-lyase, which translates to MSSELRAVTPQSILQARERIAPFIRHTPLEPSAALSARTGGRVFLKLECLQVTGSFKPRISFNKLLSVDASTRARGVVASTAGGHGIGLAHAGRRLGVPVELFLPHTADARKVEVMRRDGARLHFHDSVPAAREAARAHAREHQRLFVSAYNDPDIIAGGGTVGLEVLDDLPEVDLAVVGIGGGGLISGMGVAMKARNPRMQLWGVQPEVSPVLAGWMRHGRPVPVESRQSIADGLGAQPEPDTLTLPLACEYVDRVLLVSEEDLRDAMAWLLEEHQLVVEPSGAATVAALLRHPPEGFRHIAVVITGRNISRARYVQLLGERLTATPT; encoded by the coding sequence GTGTCCTCCGAGCTCCGGGCCGTCACGCCCCAGTCCATCCTCCAGGCGCGTGAGCGCATCGCGCCTTTCATCCGTCACACGCCGCTGGAGCCCTCCGCCGCGCTCTCCGCACGGACGGGCGGCCGCGTCTTCCTCAAGCTGGAGTGCCTCCAGGTGACGGGCAGCTTCAAGCCGCGCATCTCCTTCAACAAGCTGCTGTCCGTGGACGCGTCGACGCGGGCACGGGGCGTGGTGGCCTCCACCGCCGGAGGGCATGGCATCGGGCTCGCCCATGCGGGGCGGCGGCTCGGTGTCCCCGTGGAGCTGTTTCTTCCGCACACCGCGGACGCTCGCAAGGTGGAGGTCATGCGCCGCGACGGGGCGCGGCTCCACTTCCACGATTCAGTACCCGCCGCGCGCGAGGCTGCCCGGGCCCACGCTCGCGAGCACCAGCGCCTCTTCGTCTCCGCCTACAACGACCCGGACATCATCGCCGGTGGTGGCACCGTGGGGCTGGAGGTGCTCGACGACCTGCCCGAGGTGGACCTTGCCGTGGTGGGCATTGGCGGTGGTGGCCTCATCAGCGGCATGGGCGTGGCGATGAAGGCACGCAACCCGCGCATGCAACTGTGGGGCGTGCAGCCCGAGGTGAGCCCGGTGCTCGCCGGGTGGATGCGCCACGGCCGGCCCGTTCCCGTGGAGTCCCGTCAGAGCATCGCCGACGGCCTGGGCGCGCAGCCCGAGCCCGACACCCTCACGCTGCCCCTCGCCTGCGAGTACGTGGACCGGGTGCTGCTCGTGTCGGAGGAGGACCTCCGGGACGCGATGGCGTGGTTGCTGGAGGAACACCAGCTCGTCGTCGAGCCCTCCGGCGCCGCCACCGTGGCCGCGCTGTTGCGCCACCCGCCCGAGGGCTTCCGCCACATCGCCGTGGTCATCACCGGCCGCAACATCAGCCGGGCCCGGTACGTTCAGCTGCTCGGTGAGCGACTCACCGCGACGCCCACATAG